Proteins from one Bradyrhizobium roseum genomic window:
- a CDS encoding adenylate/guanylate cyclase domain-containing protein: MSDTQAQFSVLRQTADPAVVEAISQLIAKGDDRDLNRINLLDFAARYGLDEEKVISAFLHSARLGLFDLSWNVLCPGCGGVLGAHDTLKSLRHDDYNCALCARGYEASVDDRVEVSFTVSPRVRRIAAHDPHTLPLWEYNRQMFWSSGMELNEDSIRRLSEDVTLEAIELPAGEKAVLSLQLPGQFVIVFEPVTHSAHFLDIQGEPTRERRQFSIVFNKLHAPTGTTVMRPGPLRLSLENQTDHRVLPAVWVANDTLHELLGTRRPILTAKRMLSNQTFRDVFKADNLNVDQRLKITSLTFLFTDLKGSTALYERVGDLAAFDLVRAHFHALLEIIASEKGAVVKTIGDAVMATFIRPEHAIVAGLRMRAAMAALNAERGREDLMVKIGIHEGPCLAVMLNERQDYFGQTVNIASRVQSLSTSQEIHITSPVIESPAVASLLQKQSIRPIQKEAALRGIADKMVVYEIP, from the coding sequence ATGAGCGATACCCAGGCCCAGTTCTCCGTTCTGCGCCAGACTGCCGATCCCGCGGTGGTCGAGGCGATTTCGCAGTTGATCGCCAAGGGTGACGACCGCGACCTCAACCGTATCAATCTCCTGGATTTCGCCGCGCGGTACGGGTTGGACGAGGAGAAGGTCATTTCGGCCTTCCTGCATTCGGCGCGGCTCGGCCTGTTCGATCTGAGCTGGAATGTCCTGTGCCCCGGCTGCGGCGGCGTGCTCGGCGCACACGACACGCTGAAATCGCTTCGGCACGACGATTACAATTGCGCGCTATGCGCCAGGGGTTATGAGGCGTCGGTCGACGACCGCGTCGAGGTTTCCTTCACCGTCAGTCCCCGCGTCCGGCGCATCGCCGCGCACGATCCCCATACGCTGCCGCTGTGGGAATATAACCGCCAGATGTTCTGGAGCTCCGGGATGGAGCTGAACGAGGACTCGATCCGCCGTCTGAGCGAAGACGTCACGCTCGAAGCCATCGAACTGCCGGCGGGCGAGAAGGCGGTGCTGTCGCTGCAACTGCCCGGTCAGTTCGTGATCGTGTTCGAGCCGGTGACGCATTCGGCGCATTTCCTGGATATCCAGGGTGAGCCGACCCGCGAGCGTCGGCAGTTCTCGATCGTCTTCAACAAGCTGCATGCGCCGACCGGCACCACCGTGATGCGCCCCGGGCCGTTGCGGCTTTCGCTGGAAAACCAGACCGACCATCGCGTGCTGCCCGCGGTCTGGGTCGCCAACGACACGCTCCACGAACTGCTCGGCACACGCAGGCCGATCCTGACCGCCAAGCGGATGCTGTCGAACCAGACGTTTCGCGACGTCTTCAAGGCCGACAATCTCAACGTCGATCAGCGCCTCAAGATCACGTCACTGACGTTCCTGTTCACCGACCTCAAGGGCTCCACCGCGCTCTATGAACGGGTCGGTGATCTCGCGGCCTTCGATCTGGTGCGGGCGCATTTCCATGCGCTGCTCGAGATTATCGCTTCGGAAAAGGGCGCGGTGGTGAAGACGATCGGCGACGCCGTGATGGCGACCTTCATCCGGCCGGAACATGCGATCGTGGCAGGCCTGCGCATGCGCGCGGCGATGGCCGCGCTGAATGCCGAGCGCGGCCGCGAGGACCTGATGGTCAAGATCGGCATTCATGAGGGCCCGTGCCTCGCCGTCATGCTCAACGAGCGGCAGGATTATTTCGGCCAGACCGTCAACATCGCTTCGCGCGTGCAGAGCCTGTCGACCTCGCAGGAGATCCATATCACCAGCCCGGTAATTGAATCGCCGGCCGTCGCCTCGCTGCTGCAGAAGCAGTCGATCAGGCCGATCCAGAAAGAAGCGGCGCTGCGCGGCATCGCCGACAAGATGGTCGTTTACGAGATCCCTTAA
- a CDS encoding cupredoxin domain-containing protein: MASFRFALGAAIVLGAASGAALAAGDLSRQTPIEVTVDLGSPGKHEFAPKQLKFETGKLYKLILRNSSSDPHYFTSHAFSQMVFTRKVQVTQPQNGKAVTLAEFKGAIREIEVYPGQSAEWWLVPIAAGKASDLRCDIKGSDGKTHAELGMTGEIVIE, translated from the coding sequence ATGGCTTCCTTCCGCTTCGCACTCGGTGCGGCCATTGTGCTGGGAGCCGCATCAGGGGCGGCGCTGGCGGCGGGCGATCTGTCGCGGCAGACGCCGATCGAGGTGACAGTCGATCTCGGCTCGCCTGGCAAACATGAATTCGCGCCGAAGCAGCTCAAATTCGAAACCGGCAAGCTCTACAAGCTGATCCTGCGCAACTCGAGCAGCGATCCGCACTACTTCACCTCGCATGCGTTCTCGCAGATGGTGTTCACGCGCAAGGTGCAGGTGACGCAGCCGCAGAACGGCAAGGCGGTGACGCTCGCCGAATTCAAGGGCGCGATCCGCGAGATCGAGGTCTATCCGGGACAGTCCGCCGAATGGTGGCTGGTGCCGATCGCGGCCGGCAAAGCCAGCGACCTGCGCTGCGACATCAAGGGCAGCGACGGCAAGACCCACGCCGAACTCGGCATGACCGGCGAGATCGTGATCGAGTAG
- a CDS encoding tellurite resistance TerB family protein codes for MLDGLRQFIADIVSPGADTDMSFDDTGYLLAATALLVHVVSLDGEPSAIEKRKLHSLIESRFKLDPGKADHLIAQATRAEGEAVDLYHFTSVIMRSVNEEGRLRIIEMMWELVYADGEVSEFEDNVVWRAADLLGVSSRDRIDLKRKVAEQRRPGSSVSKTADAET; via the coding sequence ATGCTCGACGGATTGCGCCAATTCATCGCCGATATCGTTTCGCCCGGCGCTGATACCGATATGTCGTTCGACGACACCGGCTACCTGCTGGCGGCGACGGCGCTGCTGGTTCACGTCGTCTCGCTCGATGGCGAACCAAGCGCGATCGAAAAGCGCAAATTGCACAGCCTGATCGAGAGCCGCTTCAAGCTCGACCCCGGCAAGGCGGATCATTTGATCGCGCAGGCGACGCGGGCCGAAGGCGAGGCGGTCGATCTCTATCATTTCACCAGCGTCATCATGCGTTCGGTCAACGAAGAGGGCCGGCTGCGCATCATCGAGATGATGTGGGAGTTGGTGTACGCGGACGGCGAGGTCAGCGAGTTCGAGGACAATGTGGTCTGGCGCGCTGCCGATCTGCTCGGTGTTTCTTCGCGCGACCGGATCGATCTCAAGCGCAAGGTGGCGGAGCAGCGGCGACCGGGCTCGTCCGTGTCGAAAACGGCCGATGCCGAGACATAG
- a CDS encoding SDR family NAD(P)-dependent oxidoreductase has translation MTERVTLITGASAGIGTELARVFASRGHRLALVARRTDRLEALAAEITAAGGKAPVVIPCDLVQPDAGDRIAEALAAAGLEVEYVVNNAGYGLFGRAVQRDRADQLDMIAVNIRALTELSLRFSDQLIRNRGGLLNVGSIAGFMPGPGMAVYYATKAYVLSFTEAMRAELAPHGVRVTVLCPGPVPSEFQARAGFRPGFDSVVLNVLPADVAQQAYRGLMANKRAVMPGIGIKIVPFLLRFFPRSFILGAVGRLQLHRR, from the coding sequence GTGACCGAACGTGTGACGCTGATCACCGGTGCATCGGCGGGCATAGGCACCGAGCTGGCGCGCGTTTTTGCATCTCGCGGCCATCGTCTGGCGCTGGTGGCGCGTCGCACCGACCGCCTCGAGGCGCTGGCGGCTGAAATCACGGCCGCGGGCGGCAAGGCTCCTGTCGTTATTCCCTGCGACCTCGTGCAGCCCGATGCCGGCGACCGGATCGCGGAAGCCTTGGCCGCCGCCGGCCTCGAAGTGGAGTATGTCGTCAACAATGCCGGCTACGGCCTGTTCGGTCGGGCGGTCCAGCGCGATCGCGCCGATCAGCTCGACATGATCGCGGTCAACATCCGCGCCTTGACCGAGCTGTCGTTGCGGTTTTCCGACCAGCTGATCCGAAACCGCGGCGGGCTGTTGAACGTCGGCTCGATCGCCGGCTTCATGCCCGGTCCGGGGATGGCGGTCTATTATGCCACCAAGGCCTATGTGCTGTCGTTCACGGAGGCGATGCGGGCCGAACTGGCACCGCATGGTGTGCGCGTGACGGTGCTCTGTCCCGGCCCGGTGCCCTCGGAGTTCCAGGCGCGCGCAGGCTTCAGACCCGGCTTCGATTCGGTCGTGCTCAATGTCTTGCCGGCCGACGTCGCGCAGCAGGCCTATCGCGGCTTGATGGCCAACAAGCGGGCAGTGATGCCCGGCATCGGCATCAAGATCGTGCCGTTCTTGCTCCGGTTCTTCCCGCGCTCCTTCATTCTGGGCGCGGTCGGGCGGCTCCAGCTTCACCGGCGCTGA
- a CDS encoding glutamine amidotransferase, whose amino-acid sequence MSFRSTKNRDTILPFPGQRALVAPEPLPPVLIVLHQETSTPGRVGNALRALGHPLDIRRPRFGDPLPDTLEQHAGAVIFGGPMSANDSDDYVRREIDWIEIPLREQRPFLGICLGAQMLAKQLGARVAPHHEGRVEVGYYPIRPTAAGHALSPDWPAHVYHWHGEGFQLPRGATLLAEGDDFPVQACRHGHAFGFQFHPDVTYAMMHRWTTRGCARMEQPGAQPRHLHFEGRAMHDTAERAWLTNFIAGWSELAPRAMLDAAE is encoded by the coding sequence ATGTCGTTCCGATCGACAAAAAATAGAGACACTATCCTGCCCTTTCCGGGTCAGCGGGCGCTGGTTGCGCCTGAGCCCTTGCCGCCTGTTCTGATCGTCCTTCACCAGGAAACATCGACGCCGGGACGGGTCGGTAATGCGCTGCGGGCGCTCGGCCATCCCCTCGACATCCGCCGTCCGCGGTTCGGCGATCCGCTGCCTGACACGCTCGAACAACATGCCGGCGCCGTGATCTTCGGCGGCCCGATGAGCGCCAATGACTCCGACGATTACGTCCGCCGAGAGATCGACTGGATCGAGATTCCCCTGCGCGAGCAGCGGCCGTTTCTCGGCATCTGCCTGGGTGCGCAGATGCTGGCCAAACAATTGGGTGCTCGGGTCGCGCCGCATCACGAGGGACGGGTAGAGGTCGGCTACTATCCGATCCGCCCGACGGCTGCGGGCCACGCATTATCCCCGGACTGGCCGGCGCACGTCTACCACTGGCACGGCGAAGGATTTCAGCTGCCGCGCGGCGCAACACTGCTTGCCGAAGGTGACGATTTTCCGGTGCAGGCCTGTCGGCACGGCCATGCGTTCGGCTTCCAGTTTCACCCCGACGTCACCTACGCGATGATGCATCGCTGGACCACGCGCGGCTGTGCGCGCATGGAGCAGCCGGGCGCGCAGCCGCGTCATCTGCACTTCGAAGGCCGCGCGATGCACGACACGGCCGAGCGGGCGTGGCTGACGAACTTCATCGCGGGCTGGAGCGAGCTTGCGCCGCGCGCGATGCTGGACGCGGCGGAATAG
- a CDS encoding enoyl-CoA hydratase, whose protein sequence is MTYQHILYEVSERIATITLNRPDRMNAWTATMERDVRQAMEAAAGDDNVRVIVLTGAGRAFCAGADMEALQAIDPSEVRRGENTPFDMNRRADWQTRYAYYPAIPKPVIGMLNGATAGIGLVHALYCDLRFAADNTVFTTAFARRGLIAEHGISWMLPRIVGHANALDLLMSARRVGSEEALRIGLVNRLYPPDQLREQTYAYARDLADFVSPSAISVIKRQLYDVPFQTLAEATIDANREMQIALKGSDFKEGVASFVEKRPPRFTGK, encoded by the coding sequence GTGACCTATCAGCATATTCTCTACGAGGTGAGCGAGCGGATCGCGACCATCACGCTCAACCGGCCGGACCGCATGAATGCCTGGACCGCGACCATGGAGCGCGATGTGCGCCAGGCGATGGAGGCGGCAGCCGGCGACGACAACGTCCGCGTCATCGTGCTCACCGGCGCCGGGCGGGCGTTCTGCGCCGGCGCCGACATGGAGGCGTTGCAGGCGATCGATCCCAGCGAGGTCCGACGCGGCGAGAACACCCCGTTCGACATGAACCGCCGGGCCGACTGGCAGACGCGCTACGCGTACTACCCGGCAATCCCCAAACCCGTGATCGGCATGCTGAACGGCGCCACGGCCGGCATCGGCCTGGTTCATGCGCTGTATTGCGACCTGCGTTTCGCCGCCGACAACACCGTCTTCACCACCGCATTCGCGCGCCGCGGGCTGATCGCCGAGCACGGCATCAGCTGGATGCTGCCGCGCATCGTCGGTCACGCCAACGCGCTGGACTTGCTGATGTCCGCACGGCGGGTGGGAAGCGAGGAGGCGTTGCGGATCGGGCTGGTCAACCGGCTCTACCCGCCAGACCAGTTGCGCGAGCAGACCTATGCCTATGCCCGCGATCTGGCCGATTTCGTTTCGCCCAGCGCGATTTCAGTGATCAAGCGCCAGCTCTACGATGTGCCGTTCCAGACGCTGGCCGAGGCCACCATCGACGCCAACCGCGAAATGCAGATCGCGCTGAAGGGGAGCGATTTCAAGGAAGGGGTGGCGAGCTTTGTGGAGAAGCGGCCGCCAAGGTTTACGGGGAAGTGA
- a CDS encoding YggT family protein: protein MRAILDIVIIVLDLYVWLLIASAILSWLIAFNVVNTRNQFVAAVAEFLYRITEPALAPIRRFMPSLGGLDISPIILILLIMLIQRVILYYIYPNVI, encoded by the coding sequence ATGCGCGCCATCCTCGACATCGTCATCATCGTCCTCGACCTTTATGTCTGGCTCTTGATCGCGTCGGCGATCCTGTCCTGGCTGATCGCCTTCAACGTCGTGAACACGCGCAACCAGTTCGTCGCCGCGGTGGCGGAGTTCCTTTACCGGATTACCGAGCCGGCGCTGGCGCCGATCCGCCGCTTCATGCCCAGTCTGGGCGGCCTCGATATCTCGCCGATCATCCTGATCCTGCTCATCATGCTGATCCAGCGGGTGATCCTGTACTACATCTATCCGAACGTCATCTGA
- a CDS encoding DUF167 domain-containing protein, producing the protein MDPWRYSTEGISVALRVTPRGGRDDIDGIETLANGRSVVKVRVRAIAEGGEANRAVTELLAKTLGVPKARVKILSGVTSRLKQVAIDGDPKILGETLRAATAAKAKD; encoded by the coding sequence ATGGATCCCTGGCGTTACTCCACCGAGGGAATCAGCGTCGCGCTGCGGGTGACGCCGCGCGGCGGGCGTGACGATATCGACGGGATCGAGACGCTCGCCAACGGGCGTTCAGTCGTCAAGGTTCGTGTTCGCGCCATCGCCGAGGGCGGCGAGGCCAATCGCGCGGTCACCGAACTGCTGGCGAAGACGCTGGGTGTGCCGAAGGCGCGCGTAAAGATTTTGTCAGGCGTCACATCGCGCCTGAAACAGGTCGCCATTGATGGCGATCCGAAAATTCTCGGCGAAACGCTGCGGGCGGCGACCGCGGCCAAGGCGAAGGATTGA
- the folD gene encoding bifunctional methylenetetrahydrofolate dehydrogenase/methenyltetrahydrofolate cyclohydrolase FolD produces the protein MTARIIDGKIIAAELRARVADEVARVKSEHQITPGLAVVLVGNDPASEVYVRSKHAQTQAAGMASFEHKLPADVAQADLLAMIAKLNADPAVHGILVQLPLPKSIHTETVINAIDPAKDVDGLHPNNAGRLAGGFAALSPCTPLGCIILTRSVHASLEGLNAIVIGRSNLVGRPLVQLLLNENATVTIAHSRSRDLPQLCARADLVYAAVGKPEMVRADWIKPGATVIDVGINRTPLPDGKTRLIGDVAFKEVAEVAGAITPVPGGVGQMTVACLLVNTLRAACAIHGLAKPAV, from the coding sequence ATGACAGCACGTATCATCGACGGAAAAATCATTGCAGCGGAGCTCCGCGCCCGCGTCGCTGATGAGGTTGCGCGGGTCAAAAGTGAACATCAGATCACGCCGGGACTGGCCGTGGTGCTGGTCGGCAACGACCCCGCCAGCGAAGTCTATGTGCGCAGCAAGCACGCCCAGACCCAGGCTGCCGGCATGGCCTCGTTCGAGCATAAATTGCCCGCCGACGTCGCGCAGGCCGACCTGCTGGCGATGATCGCAAAGCTCAATGCCGATCCCGCCGTGCACGGCATTCTCGTGCAATTGCCGCTGCCGAAATCGATCCATACCGAGACCGTGATCAACGCCATCGACCCGGCCAAGGATGTCGACGGCCTGCATCCGAACAATGCCGGCCGGCTGGCCGGCGGCTTTGCCGCGCTGTCGCCCTGCACGCCGCTGGGCTGCATCATTTTGACCAGGAGCGTGCACGCTTCGCTGGAGGGCCTGAACGCCATCGTGATCGGCCGTTCCAATCTGGTCGGCCGGCCGCTGGTGCAATTGCTGCTCAACGAGAATGCGACGGTGACGATCGCGCATTCGCGCTCGAGAGATCTGCCGCAACTCTGTGCCCGCGCCGACCTGGTCTATGCCGCGGTCGGCAAGCCGGAGATGGTGCGCGCGGACTGGATCAAGCCCGGCGCCACCGTGATCGATGTCGGCATCAACCGCACGCCACTGCCGGACGGCAAGACCAGGCTGATCGGCGACGTCGCCTTCAAGGAAGTCGCCGAGGTGGCCGGCGCGATCACGCCGGTGCCCGGCGGCGTCGGGCAGATGACGGTGGCGTGCCTGTTGGTGAATACGCTGCGTGCGGCATGCGCGATTCACGGGCTGGCGAAGCCGGCGGTGTGA
- the ppa gene encoding inorganic diphosphatase → MRIDAISIGKNPPHDVNVIVEVPVGGEPIKYEMDKEAGTLVVDRFLYTAMRYPGNYGFIPHTLSGDGDPCDVLVANTRAIVPGAVISVRPVGVLLMEDEAGGDEKIIAVPSSKLTQRYDKVKSYSDLPDITLQQIQHFFEHYKDLEKGKWVKVLRWGDAEDARRLILEGIERAKK, encoded by the coding sequence ATGCGTATTGACGCCATCTCGATCGGAAAGAACCCGCCCCACGACGTCAACGTCATCGTCGAGGTGCCGGTGGGCGGCGAGCCGATCAAATACGAGATGGACAAGGAAGCCGGCACGCTGGTGGTCGACCGCTTCCTCTATACGGCGATGCGCTACCCCGGCAATTACGGCTTCATCCCGCACACCCTGTCCGGCGACGGCGATCCCTGCGACGTGCTGGTGGCCAACACCCGCGCGATCGTGCCGGGCGCCGTGATCAGCGTGCGCCCCGTGGGCGTGCTGCTGATGGAAGATGAAGCCGGCGGCGACGAGAAGATCATCGCGGTGCCCTCCTCCAAGCTGACCCAGCGTTACGACAAGGTCAAAAGCTACAGCGACCTCCCCGACATCACGCTGCAGCAGATCCAGCACTTCTTCGAGCACTACAAGGATCTCGAAAAGGGCAAATGGGTGAAGGTGCTGCGCTGGGGCGACGCAGAGGACGCCCGCCGGCTGATCCTCGAAGGCATCGAACGGGCGAAGAAGTAA
- a CDS encoding GNAT family N-acetyltransferase: MSTTLIEVRPAKAADAAAVASTHDEAWRSAYQGIIPGAELEKLINRRGPQWWDSAIRKGSRVSVLVFGDKVAGYANYGRNRARSLHFEGEIYELYLRPEFQGLGFGRRLFTSARRDLMQSGLKSMVIWALSDNDPATEFYRALGGRMVARSSEKFGPKSLDKVAFAWSN; the protein is encoded by the coding sequence ATGAGCACAACCCTGATCGAGGTCCGACCGGCCAAAGCTGCAGACGCGGCTGCGGTGGCGTCTACCCATGATGAAGCCTGGCGTTCGGCCTACCAGGGCATCATCCCCGGCGCAGAGCTCGAGAAGCTCATCAACCGTCGCGGTCCACAATGGTGGGACAGCGCCATCCGCAAGGGCAGCCGCGTCAGCGTGCTGGTGTTCGGCGACAAGGTCGCGGGCTATGCCAATTACGGCCGCAACCGGGCCCGCAGCCTGCATTTCGAAGGCGAGATCTACGAGCTCTACCTGAGGCCGGAATTCCAGGGCCTCGGTTTCGGTCGCCGCCTGTTCACGTCGGCCCGGCGCGACCTGATGCAGAGCGGGTTGAAGAGCATGGTGATCTGGGCCCTCTCGGACAACGACCCGGCGACGGAGTTCTACCGGGCGCTCGGCGGCCGGATGGTAGCTCGTTCCTCCGAGAAGTTCGGGCCGAAATCGCTCGATAAGGTCGCTTTCGCCTGGTCCAACTGA
- a CDS encoding alpha/beta hydrolase family protein, which yields MHLENLLVALIVVAALGVKAAAAQPAFGAHGVEGEPNRAQQWLVPSPDPATASRAVLFRPPGEGPFPLAVIAHASTQNAMRRAQMPRPEYRALAGWLVERGFAVLVPERPGHGATGGKYLEDQGGCDEADYARSGRATADEIAAAASLLRKQSFIRPAGMVVIGHSAGGWGALALAGEDPNNIAAIVTFAAGRGGHADDLPDRICAPHALTAAAGEFGKTARVKVTWLVAANDSYFSPTFSRKLADAFGAGGGKVDFSVLPAHGGEGHWLAESEAGIKLAAGELDRALRVRFPIPAKKK from the coding sequence ATGCATTTGGAAAACCTGCTGGTGGCGCTGATCGTCGTGGCCGCGCTCGGTGTCAAGGCCGCGGCCGCGCAGCCAGCGTTTGGCGCGCACGGTGTGGAAGGCGAACCAAACCGCGCGCAGCAATGGCTGGTGCCGTCGCCCGATCCGGCAACAGCGTCGCGTGCGGTGCTGTTTCGCCCGCCCGGCGAAGGGCCGTTTCCGCTTGCGGTGATCGCACACGCCTCTACCCAGAATGCGATGCGGCGGGCGCAGATGCCGCGGCCTGAATACCGCGCGCTGGCCGGCTGGCTGGTGGAGCGCGGTTTTGCCGTGCTGGTCCCCGAGCGTCCGGGTCATGGCGCGACAGGGGGAAAGTATCTCGAAGATCAGGGTGGCTGCGACGAGGCGGACTACGCGAGATCCGGTCGCGCGACGGCGGACGAGATCGCCGCCGCCGCCTCGCTGTTGCGCAAGCAATCCTTCATCCGCCCCGCGGGCATGGTCGTGATCGGTCATTCGGCCGGGGGCTGGGGCGCGCTGGCGCTGGCCGGTGAGGATCCGAACAACATTGCCGCCATCGTCACGTTCGCAGCCGGCCGCGGTGGGCATGCCGATGATCTTCCCGATCGGATCTGCGCGCCGCATGCGCTCACCGCCGCGGCGGGTGAGTTCGGCAAAACGGCGCGCGTAAAGGTGACCTGGCTGGTGGCTGCCAATGACAGCTATTTTTCGCCCACGTTCTCGCGCAAACTGGCGGACGCGTTTGGTGCCGGTGGCGGCAAGGTGGATTTTAGCGTGCTGCCGGCCCATGGCGGCGAGGGCCACTGGCTGGCGGAGAGCGAGGCCGGGATAAAACTCGCGGCCGGCGAACTCGACCGCGCGTTGAGAGTGCGCTTCCCGATCCCGGCGAAGAAAAAATGA
- a CDS encoding DUF2269 family protein, producing MTLYFLVKYLHVLGAIVILGTGTGIAFFMLMAHRSRDAAFIARTAGTVVIADLLFTLTAVLLQPVSGGVLMWLSSTGWSEFWLTASLVLYAMAGLFWVPVVFMQIEMRDLARNAVANNQKLPQRYHALFHRWFLFGIPGFGSVMAILWLMIAKPL from the coding sequence ATGACGCTGTATTTCCTGGTCAAATATCTGCATGTGCTCGGCGCGATCGTCATTCTCGGTACCGGCACGGGCATCGCGTTCTTCATGCTGATGGCGCATCGCAGCCGGGACGCGGCCTTCATCGCGCGCACTGCCGGGACCGTCGTGATCGCCGACCTGCTGTTCACGCTGACGGCGGTGCTGCTGCAGCCGGTGAGCGGTGGTGTGCTGATGTGGCTGTCCTCCACCGGATGGAGCGAGTTCTGGCTGACCGCTTCGCTCGTGCTCTATGCGATGGCCGGGCTGTTCTGGGTGCCTGTCGTCTTCATGCAGATCGAAATGCGCGACCTCGCGCGCAACGCTGTCGCGAATAACCAGAAGTTGCCGCAGCGATATCACGCACTTTTCCACCGATGGTTTCTATTTGGGATTCCCGGTTTTGGCTCGGTCATGGCTATTCTCTGGCTGATGATCGCCAAGCCGCTTTAG
- a CDS encoding SDR family oxidoreductase, whose protein sequence is MNTGNRKILVLGASGLIGRFVTDDLRARGFPVVGVARKLSASQKSSPLDLELPVMSMEAPMLARLLRDHRIDVVVNCLGVLQDGPGSDTSAVHCDFVARLLQAIRNGDRGIRLVHISIPGAPESDRTAFATTKREAERLIADSGVAFTILRPGFVVALAAYGGSAMVRSLAAFPLDLPAAERAAPFQPVAMEDIAATIAWLAERDCSEANAVTWDLMQEQPVTLGDVIDQFREVFGTGRWWRIVMPTFLIDFGAKLGDLANRFGWMPPMRTTAIAELRRGVSGDPADWIAATGIVPRPIEQTAGKRPATIQDKWFARLFPIKALVIASLVLFWVVSGFIALVISYDAAEGILRDHGFPPWLVAPVTIGTSLMDISIGVLIAFRRTAAIGLMAGITASLGYMLGAAILTPDLWIEPLGALVKTGPAVVLMLVALLTLDNR, encoded by the coding sequence ATGAACACCGGCAACCGAAAGATCCTTGTGCTCGGCGCTTCCGGCCTGATCGGCCGTTTCGTCACCGACGATCTGCGCGCGCGGGGATTTCCCGTGGTCGGCGTCGCGCGCAAACTGTCGGCGTCGCAGAAGAGCAGTCCGCTCGATCTCGAGCTTCCCGTGATGTCGATGGAAGCGCCGATGCTGGCGCGGCTGCTGCGCGATCATCGCATCGATGTCGTCGTCAATTGTCTCGGCGTGCTGCAGGACGGCCCCGGCAGCGACACGTCGGCGGTTCATTGCGATTTCGTCGCGCGGCTGCTGCAGGCGATTCGCAACGGCGACCGGGGGATTCGCCTCGTGCATATCTCCATACCTGGGGCACCGGAGTCCGACCGAACCGCCTTCGCGACCACCAAGCGGGAGGCCGAGCGGCTGATCGCGGATTCCGGTGTCGCCTTCACGATCCTGCGCCCAGGTTTCGTGGTGGCTTTGGCGGCCTATGGCGGCAGCGCCATGGTGCGCTCGCTGGCGGCGTTTCCGCTCGACCTGCCGGCCGCCGAGCGCGCCGCGCCGTTCCAGCCGGTCGCCATGGAGGACATCGCCGCCACCATCGCCTGGCTGGCGGAGCGCGATTGCAGCGAAGCCAACGCTGTGACCTGGGATCTGATGCAGGAGCAACCGGTCACGCTCGGTGACGTGATCGATCAGTTCCGCGAGGTGTTCGGCACCGGCCGCTGGTGGCGCATCGTGATGCCGACGTTCTTGATCGATTTCGGCGCCAAGCTCGGCGATCTCGCCAACCGGTTCGGCTGGATGCCGCCGATGCGAACCACCGCGATCGCGGAGCTGCGCCGCGGCGTCAGCGGCGACCCCGCCGACTGGATCGCCGCGACCGGAATCGTGCCCAGGCCCATCGAGCAGACGGCCGGAAAACGCCCCGCCACCATTCAGGACAAATGGTTTGCCCGGCTGTTCCCGATCAAGGCGCTTGTCATCGCAAGCCTCGTGCTGTTCTGGGTCGTCTCGGGCTTCATCGCGCTGGTGATCTCCTATGACGCTGCGGAAGGGATACTGCGCGACCACGGTTTTCCGCCGTGGCTGGTTGCGCCCGTCACAATTGGCACAAGCCTGATGGATATCAGCATCGGCGTGTTGATTGCGTTCCGCCGCACCGCGGCGATCGGCCTGATGGCCGGCATCACAGCCTCGCTCGGCTATATGCTGGGCGCGGCGATCCTGACGCCGGACCTCTGGATCGAGCCGCTCGGCGCACTGGTGAAGACCGGCCCCGCCGTGGTGCTGATGCTGGTGGCGCTGCTGACGTTGGACAATCGATAG